In Paenibacillus sonchi, a single genomic region encodes these proteins:
- a CDS encoding DUF4179 domain-containing protein, producing MTSSSEEQALLADAVYMQGEPDKDVGSAALRSAIQAGMERGQQRMKNRVFSRGMGFSVIAAVVAAAVLFILPYLHSPQPVSTRQSVDWGELEVFKENAISSLDQPTLDSAIQNKYIQMVNQKAEAEGYSVTLNAITADENKIMYLYTAATDDKQEIYSINSAKLKDSATDRYLNTTGQVGGNVTIPEPEKNHVFYGRGVVELDRTEPFPQQLEAEFRIASVNPGKLADRRTGTIMADMHYSPVLKVRFALDPKFQEYKTRIVKPNLPFTLNGHDVVLSQVEMSPLLIRARVTLKNPAENGWETREGILENTLFQGITSKVQGESVQLSPVSGNGTEDGFEYSFASNWLNDPESLELKIKERNSFDKPDIQLKIYNKK from the coding sequence ATGACCAGTAGCAGCGAAGAGCAAGCTTTGCTGGCCGATGCCGTGTATATGCAGGGAGAGCCGGATAAGGATGTTGGTAGTGCCGCCTTAAGATCGGCAATCCAGGCGGGGATGGAGCGGGGGCAGCAGAGAATGAAAAACCGTGTATTCTCCAGAGGTATGGGATTCAGTGTCATTGCAGCCGTGGTTGCCGCAGCCGTACTTTTTATCCTTCCTTATTTACATTCTCCGCAGCCTGTCAGCACCCGCCAGTCAGTGGACTGGGGTGAGCTTGAAGTGTTCAAAGAGAACGCCATATCCAGTCTGGACCAGCCTACGCTGGATTCGGCAATTCAAAACAAGTACATTCAGATGGTGAATCAAAAAGCAGAAGCTGAAGGATATTCGGTTACATTAAATGCCATTACGGCAGACGAAAATAAGATCATGTACTTATACACGGCAGCTACCGATGACAAGCAGGAGATTTACAGCATTAACAGTGCAAAGCTGAAAGACAGTGCCACGGACCGTTATCTGAACACAACAGGGCAGGTAGGCGGTAATGTGACGATCCCGGAACCGGAGAAAAACCATGTATTTTACGGGCGCGGCGTTGTGGAGCTGGATCGTACGGAACCTTTTCCGCAGCAGCTGGAGGCAGAATTCAGAATCGCTTCAGTGAATCCCGGCAAGCTGGCCGACCGGAGAACGGGGACAATCATGGCAGACATGCATTATTCTCCGGTTTTGAAGGTCCGTTTTGCGCTTGATCCCAAATTTCAGGAATACAAGACCCGGATCGTGAAGCCCAACCTGCCGTTCACCTTGAACGGGCATGATGTGGTGCTCAGTCAGGTGGAAATGTCTCCGCTCCTTATACGGGCAAGAGTAACCTTGAAGAATCCGGCAGAGAACGGTTGGGAAACGAGGGAGGGCATCCTTGAGAATACTCTTTTTCAGGGAATAACATCGAAGGTTCAGGGGGAGTCCGTACAGCTTAGTCCGGTTTCAGGCAATGGTACGGAGGACGGTTTTGAATATTCGTTCGCCAGCAATTGGCTGAATGACCCGGAGTCGCTTGAGCTGAAGATCAAAGAGCGCAATTCCTTTGACAAACCGGATATTCAGCTTAAAATTTACAATAAAAAGTAA
- a CDS encoding GNAT family N-acetyltransferase, protein MNIETALTTLEEAYIIKNMYPLYLHDLSGHYGLTDGPVLNGHGIFEDSPEVRTLAEQYDVQNIWWEKPGCLYPFLIRADGLPAGFALVATPPHCAKGVDYFMNDFFVLRPYRGQGYAQQAALQVFRRFAGVWELFTNPAAKNVIGQKFWRKTVSGYTNGIYEEKAGDTFDGYKLSFRFNNAKIK, encoded by the coding sequence ATGAACATCGAAACAGCCCTTACCACACTGGAAGAAGCGTATATCATCAAGAATATGTATCCGTTATACCTGCATGATTTGTCCGGGCATTACGGGCTTACTGACGGGCCTGTTCTTAATGGGCATGGCATTTTTGAGGACAGCCCTGAGGTGCGGACGCTGGCTGAACAATATGATGTACAGAACATATGGTGGGAGAAGCCGGGCTGCCTATATCCGTTTCTGATCCGGGCTGACGGTCTTCCTGCGGGCTTCGCCCTGGTGGCTACACCGCCCCACTGCGCCAAGGGAGTTGATTATTTTATGAATGATTTCTTTGTGCTGCGGCCTTACAGAGGCCAAGGTTATGCGCAGCAGGCCGCACTCCAGGTCTTCAGGCGTTTTGCAGGCGTCTGGGAGCTGTTCACCAATCCCGCAGCCAAAAATGTTATCGGCCAGAAATTCTGGCGCAAAACCGTTTCTGGTTATACAAACGGAATTTATGAGGAAAAAGCCGGTGATACCTTCGATGGATATAAGCTTTCGTTCCGGTTTAACAATGCGAAAATAAAATAA
- a CDS encoding sugar ABC transporter substrate-binding protein translates to MKKKTGLVITSALLGFSLVAAGCGSSNNESASSDSKTLKVWFMGTADTVTPIAKMYEEKNPGIKVEVQAIPWDNAHDKLLTAVASKNGPDVVQMGTTWIPEFAAAGALKDMAPYIEKYPSMKAENFFDGAVQTTKYQDKTVAIPFYVETRAMFYRTDLLGEVGYPEGPKTWDELKDASKKLVAKGGAGHYALPIEAKDSIYTAIFAWQNGSELIDSNRKPQFNQPAYVETINFLKSFYDEGLSPKGTDLDTVAAFKDGTMGMFISGPWMIQTVKEKAPEIDGKWAVTTLPAKKTNTSSIGGADLSIFNYSKNPDEAAKFIAFMAEQDAQLKFYETSNSMPALKAAWENDALKDPMIQAFGKQLENSRPAPMVTEYEEIAKAAMASFEQITVGGADTQTELDKLNAKANELLGNK, encoded by the coding sequence ATGAAGAAAAAAACAGGTTTAGTGATTACTTCAGCATTATTGGGATTCTCGTTGGTTGCAGCAGGTTGCGGGAGCTCCAATAATGAATCCGCATCAAGCGACAGCAAAACATTGAAGGTGTGGTTCATGGGTACTGCCGACACCGTGACACCAATTGCCAAGATGTATGAAGAAAAGAATCCCGGCATCAAAGTGGAAGTACAAGCTATCCCTTGGGATAATGCACATGACAAACTGCTGACCGCCGTAGCTTCCAAGAACGGTCCGGACGTAGTTCAAATGGGCACAACCTGGATTCCTGAATTTGCAGCTGCCGGTGCGCTGAAGGATATGGCACCTTATATCGAAAAATACCCAAGCATGAAAGCGGAAAACTTCTTCGACGGAGCTGTTCAAACGACCAAATATCAAGACAAGACAGTAGCTATTCCTTTCTATGTTGAAACCCGGGCAATGTTCTACCGCACGGACCTGCTGGGTGAGGTTGGCTATCCTGAAGGTCCCAAGACTTGGGATGAACTGAAGGATGCGAGCAAGAAGCTGGTAGCCAAAGGCGGAGCCGGACATTATGCACTTCCAATCGAAGCGAAGGATTCGATCTATACCGCAATCTTTGCCTGGCAGAACGGAAGCGAGCTGATTGACAGCAACCGTAAGCCGCAGTTCAATCAGCCGGCATATGTGGAAACTATTAATTTTCTGAAGAGCTTCTATGATGAAGGCCTGTCCCCTAAAGGCACTGATCTGGATACCGTTGCCGCATTTAAGGATGGCACCATGGGAATGTTCATCAGCGGTCCTTGGATGATTCAGACCGTGAAAGAAAAAGCGCCGGAGATTGACGGCAAGTGGGCTGTAACCACATTGCCTGCGAAGAAAACCAACACCTCCTCTATTGGCGGTGCGGACCTGTCCATCTTCAACTACAGCAAGAATCCGGATGAAGCCGCGAAGTTCATTGCCTTCATGGCTGAACAGGATGCACAGCTGAAATTCTATGAAACCTCCAACTCCATGCCTGCACTTAAGGCTGCTTGGGAGAATGATGCTCTGAAGGACCCGATGATCCAAGCCTTCGGCAAACAGCTTGAGAACAGCCGTCCTGCTCCAATGGTCACCGAATATGAAGAAATTGCAAAAGCGGCTATGGCCTCTTTCGAACAGATTACGGTGGGCGGTGCGGATACGCAAACCGAACTCGACAAGTTGAACGCCAAAGCTAATGAACTGCTCGGCAACAAGTAA
- a CDS encoding carbohydrate ABC transporter permease: MFIAPAVILLTLFSIIPIIIALFISFTDMDLVGLADYSSISGAGFANYINIFKDPVFLKSMYNTMIYVVIGVPLVVAASMGVALLLNYGTGWLFKSFRVIYYMPSITNIVAVAVVWGYLYNGSYGLFNYILSIFGLPAQQWLQDPTLAKLSLILLAFWKSIGLNMIIFLAALQGIPRSYYEAAEIDGATGWKKLRFITVPLLGFATFFVTITTLIGWIQFFEEPLVMTKGGPLNATMSMALFIYNNGFQLSKFGYAAAGSFVLFIIIIIVTLIQFAVKKKEVEY; this comes from the coding sequence ATGTTTATCGCACCTGCCGTAATCCTGCTGACCTTATTTTCCATTATTCCAATTATTATCGCGCTGTTCATCAGCTTTACCGATATGGATTTGGTCGGGCTTGCGGATTATTCGAGTATCAGCGGTGCGGGTTTTGCGAATTATATCAATATTTTCAAAGACCCGGTCTTCTTGAAGTCTATGTACAACACGATGATTTATGTAGTGATCGGGGTACCGCTCGTGGTGGCCGCCTCCATGGGAGTCGCCCTGCTGCTCAATTACGGAACGGGCTGGCTGTTCAAAAGCTTCCGTGTCATCTACTATATGCCGTCCATCACCAACATTGTGGCCGTGGCGGTAGTATGGGGATACTTGTATAACGGCAGCTATGGTCTTTTCAACTATATTCTGTCTATATTTGGACTTCCGGCGCAGCAATGGCTCCAGGACCCGACACTGGCGAAATTATCGCTGATCCTGCTGGCGTTCTGGAAATCCATCGGGCTTAATATGATTATTTTTCTGGCGGCACTGCAGGGCATTCCCCGCTCTTATTATGAAGCGGCTGAGATTGACGGGGCGACCGGCTGGAAGAAGCTGCGCTTCATCACGGTTCCTTTGCTGGGATTTGCTACTTTCTTTGTGACCATTACGACTTTGATTGGCTGGATTCAGTTCTTCGAAGAACCGCTGGTAATGACCAAGGGCGGACCGCTCAATGCAACGATGTCGATGGCACTCTTCATTTACAACAACGGCTTCCAGCTCAGCAAGTTTGGTTATGCGGCTGCCGGCTCGTTTGTGCTGTTCATCATCATCATTATTGTGACGCTCATTCAATTCGCGGTCAAAAAGAAAGAAGTGGAATATTAA
- a CDS encoding carbohydrate ABC transporter permease, which yields MALRMKHIEKGLMIALLIIGGLLMMVPFIWMIGSSFKPENEFTVIPPTLFPSHPTFSNYRDLFVKMDFVIYLKNTLIIVLCSFVGLFLNAMAGYAFAKFDFPGKNKFFYIILATMMIPGQVTMIPTYLIINQLHLVNTMAGIVLPGLVGAFAIFLFRQFMTTIPIDLLEAARLDGAGELRIFFQLMVPIVKPVFAVQGILTFIGAWNSFLWPLIIANDERLYTLSVGLSLLKGQYGTEFGLQMAGAAFMVVPIIIIFIFFQKHIIEGYTISGIK from the coding sequence ATGGCATTAAGAATGAAACATATCGAAAAGGGCCTGATGATCGCGCTGCTCATTATCGGAGGTCTGCTGATGATGGTGCCGTTCATCTGGATGATCGGCTCGTCCTTTAAACCTGAGAATGAATTTACTGTAATTCCGCCAACACTTTTTCCGAGCCACCCGACATTCTCCAACTACCGGGATTTGTTCGTGAAAATGGACTTTGTGATCTATTTGAAAAATACACTGATTATCGTGCTCTGCTCCTTTGTGGGGCTGTTTCTGAACGCGATGGCCGGTTATGCTTTTGCTAAATTTGATTTTCCCGGTAAAAACAAGTTTTTCTATATTATTCTGGCGACGATGATGATCCCTGGACAGGTGACGATGATTCCAACCTATCTGATCATTAACCAGCTGCATTTGGTGAATACGATGGCGGGGATTGTATTGCCTGGTCTGGTGGGGGCGTTCGCAATTTTCCTGTTCCGGCAGTTCATGACGACGATTCCTATCGATTTATTGGAGGCGGCAAGATTGGACGGGGCGGGCGAGCTGCGGATTTTCTTCCAGCTGATGGTGCCGATCGTGAAGCCGGTTTTTGCCGTACAGGGTATCCTTACCTTTATTGGGGCGTGGAACAGCTTCCTCTGGCCGTTGATTATTGCCAATGATGAGAGACTGTATACCTTATCCGTAGGGCTGTCGCTGCTCAAAGGCCAATACGGAACCGAGTTCGGACTGCAGATGGCCGGAGCCGCGTTCATGGTCGTGCCGATTATTATTATATTTATCTTCTTCCAAAAGCATATCATAGAAGGATATACCATCTCCGGCATAAAATAA
- a CDS encoding LacI family DNA-binding transcriptional regulator, translating to MATIKDVAKLAGVALSTASYAMSGDSKVSAKTREKVLEAARQLNYQKNGFAMDLKRSRTNTIALILTDLSGPYYSELIRSIQDVALSNSYDLIACSSMGGKDSTAVRFLLEKRVDGAIVLAHNITDEILQAAGSSRFPIVVMDRLIAGEGLINVVVDGELGGYSATRYLIDKGHQHIAYISGPANSYDNALRYKGFVRAMREAGLEEKAKWKLNGGFIREGGYKSTKMMLMQGELPSAIFYANDEMAVGGMKALEEGGISVPEDISVIGFDDIQLAEYIQPPLTTIRQPMYESGSLASHLLFQMLNGDTVNDFYKLKIELVERQSVLPQK from the coding sequence ATGGCAACGATCAAGGATGTGGCCAAGCTGGCAGGGGTAGCTTTGTCAACCGCATCATACGCAATGAGCGGCGACAGCAAGGTGAGCGCCAAGACCAGAGAAAAAGTGCTTGAGGCCGCAAGGCAGCTGAATTATCAGAAAAATGGTTTTGCCATGGATTTGAAAAGAAGCCGCACGAACACGATTGCCCTCATATTGACGGATTTATCCGGGCCGTATTATTCAGAACTTATCCGCAGCATTCAGGATGTGGCTTTATCCAATTCCTATGATCTTATAGCCTGCAGCTCTATGGGCGGGAAAGACTCTACGGCAGTAAGGTTTCTTCTGGAAAAAAGAGTGGATGGAGCTATAGTGCTGGCTCATAATATTACCGATGAAATTCTTCAGGCTGCCGGAAGCTCAAGGTTTCCGATTGTGGTGATGGACAGGCTGATTGCCGGTGAAGGACTGATCAATGTTGTGGTCGACGGAGAGCTGGGAGGCTATAGTGCTACCCGTTATCTGATCGATAAAGGTCATCAGCATATCGCCTACATCAGCGGCCCGGCCAATTCCTATGACAATGCGCTGCGGTATAAGGGGTTTGTACGTGCGATGCGCGAAGCCGGGCTTGAGGAGAAAGCCAAGTGGAAGCTGAACGGCGGATTTATCCGTGAAGGCGGATATAAGTCCACTAAGATGATGCTGATGCAGGGGGAACTGCCGTCAGCCATCTTTTACGCGAATGATGAAATGGCAGTGGGAGGAATGAAAGCTCTGGAGGAAGGCGGAATTTCCGTGCCGGAGGATATTTCGGTGATCGGTTTTGACGATATCCAGTTGGCTGAATACATCCAGCCCCCGCTGACCACCATCCGTCAGCCGATGTACGAATCCGGTTCTCTGGCCAGCCATCTGCTGTTTCAAATGCTGAACGGAGATACCGTGAACGATTTCTATAAGCTTAAGATTGAACTGGTGGAACGCCAATCCGTCCTGCCTCAGAAGTAA
- a CDS encoding GH36-type glycosyl hydrolase domain-containing protein, translating into MTTAPSTKLSIQKGDLTFTFLESGDLYQAFGGKMMINQLLSSSVDGAPGNLYARLHLSGGIQAFPLLGVKSASRFRQDGERLLWQGEIAADQAGTGLDNAIRYQVVFSMADNGVWFWDVTIDGAGVPLDVIYTQDVGIASPGAVTSNEAYLSQYIDHSVFEDTTKGYVVCSRQNQPQDGKFPYLQQGLLNGAAGFSTDGFQFFGLSYKATNEPEALSRAKLANEVYQYEFAFTALQSPQVQLDGQARFTFYGLFREDHPAAITELEYKASVQEAWQQVQSFGSISAEGEWLNRVSVNSRIGAPLQTLPLTDAELDALFPHKFQEERAGGKLLAFFTEGYEHVVLKDKELLVERPHGHILMSGDNARLNPEVITTTSYMYGIFNSQVVIGNTNFNKMMSNARSALNIFKTSGQRIYVYTDDQYHLLTMPSLYEIGFNYVRWYYKTASDTLVITNYTTMDEPEIRLHVRSAGGIAYRFLITNQITMNVAEYEVPYEAVQDAAEGTLTFRAAKSGTSAEVYPELAYRMQLNGAVYRLGDESFLVDGPAQGSASLVVMELEASKEWTLTLQGLLEGKERPLNPVSFETEVTRYREFFAGVMNGFKLTQPGGGEGELFKVNALAWWYTHNMLVHYSVPHGLEQYGGAAWGTRDVCQGPVEYFLATHKYEQVREILLTVFAHQYEDDGSWPQWFMFDKYTHIQQEESHGDIIVWPLKVLGDYLRATQDYAVLDVQLPYTRKHSFDFTEQTASLREHALKELNYIKTNFLHDTYLSSYGDGDWDDTLQPANAQLKQYMVSSWTVALTYQTVLGLSNVLENVDAAWSGELRQLAEGIKGDFNRYMLGTDVIPGFLYFEDPAAAKLLLHPEDKETGIQYRLLPMTRSMIGELLTPEQMEEHYKLIQEQFLCPDGVRLMNHPAQYAGGVSLHFKRAEQAANFGREIGLQYVHAHIRFVEAMAKTGKRDQVWKGLAVINPIGIRDAVPNAELRQSNAYFSSSDGKFANRYEAQERFAGLRDGSVPVKGGWRIYSSGPGIYMNQLISNVLGIREDGGDLIIDPVLPDELDGTRLDFDYAGAPAAFVYHCSQGVLSHVKVNGQEVQAERLNNPYRLGGLRIKRAEFDRLRSAEGTVVDIYM; encoded by the coding sequence TTGACAACTGCACCAAGTACCAAGCTGTCGATTCAAAAGGGAGATTTAACTTTTACATTTTTGGAGAGCGGTGACCTGTACCAGGCTTTCGGCGGCAAAATGATGATCAACCAGCTGTTGTCCAGCAGCGTGGACGGAGCACCGGGCAATCTATATGCAAGGCTTCATCTGTCCGGTGGAATCCAGGCGTTTCCGCTGCTCGGCGTGAAATCTGCCAGCAGGTTCCGCCAGGACGGCGAACGCCTGCTGTGGCAGGGGGAGATCGCAGCGGATCAGGCTGGTACAGGCCTGGACAACGCGATCCGTTATCAGGTTGTTTTTTCGATGGCGGATAACGGGGTATGGTTCTGGGATGTCACCATCGACGGGGCCGGAGTGCCTCTGGATGTGATCTATACCCAGGATGTAGGGATAGCATCCCCCGGCGCTGTTACCAGCAATGAGGCTTATCTGTCCCAATATATTGACCATAGCGTTTTTGAAGATACAACAAAAGGCTATGTGGTATGCTCCCGCCAGAACCAGCCGCAGGACGGGAAGTTTCCGTATCTTCAGCAGGGACTGCTGAACGGCGCTGCGGGTTTTTCCACCGATGGCTTCCAGTTTTTCGGCTTGTCCTACAAAGCGACCAATGAGCCGGAGGCTTTGTCCCGGGCCAAGCTTGCAAATGAAGTGTACCAGTATGAATTTGCCTTCACCGCGCTGCAGTCTCCGCAGGTCCAGCTGGACGGGCAGGCCCGGTTCACATTCTACGGACTGTTCCGGGAGGATCACCCGGCTGCAATTACGGAATTGGAGTATAAAGCGTCTGTGCAGGAGGCTTGGCAGCAAGTCCAGTCTTTCGGCAGCATCTCTGCTGAGGGGGAATGGCTGAACCGTGTATCCGTAAATTCCCGGATCGGTGCTCCGCTGCAGACCCTGCCTCTGACCGATGCCGAGCTGGATGCACTGTTCCCGCACAAGTTCCAGGAGGAACGGGCAGGCGGCAAGCTTCTGGCCTTCTTCACCGAAGGCTATGAGCATGTGGTGCTCAAAGATAAAGAGCTGCTTGTGGAGCGTCCGCACGGCCATATTCTGATGAGCGGGGATAATGCCCGTTTGAACCCCGAAGTTATTACGACAACCTCTTATATGTATGGTATCTTCAATTCACAAGTGGTTATCGGCAATACCAACTTCAATAAAATGATGTCCAATGCCCGCAGTGCATTGAATATCTTCAAAACTTCGGGACAGCGCATTTATGTATATACAGATGATCAATATCATCTGCTGACCATGCCTTCCCTGTACGAGATCGGCTTCAATTATGTACGCTGGTATTACAAAACGGCCTCGGACACCCTGGTAATTACCAATTACACTACCATGGATGAGCCGGAGATCAGACTGCATGTCCGTTCTGCCGGCGGCATCGCTTACCGCTTCCTGATCACTAATCAGATTACCATGAATGTAGCGGAATATGAGGTTCCCTATGAAGCAGTTCAGGATGCAGCGGAGGGAACACTGACCTTCCGTGCGGCGAAGTCGGGAACAAGTGCGGAAGTCTACCCTGAACTGGCCTACCGGATGCAACTGAACGGTGCAGTTTACCGGCTGGGAGATGAGTCCTTCCTGGTGGATGGTCCCGCTCAGGGCAGCGCATCGCTCGTGGTTATGGAGCTGGAGGCGAGCAAGGAATGGACTCTGACTCTGCAGGGGCTGCTGGAGGGCAAAGAACGTCCGCTTAATCCGGTTTCTTTTGAAACAGAGGTTACGCGGTACCGTGAATTTTTTGCCGGAGTGATGAATGGCTTCAAGCTGACGCAGCCCGGCGGGGGAGAAGGCGAGCTCTTCAAGGTGAACGCGCTGGCCTGGTGGTATACCCACAACATGCTAGTTCACTATTCAGTGCCTCATGGTCTGGAACAGTACGGCGGTGCGGCATGGGGAACCCGTGATGTCTGCCAGGGTCCTGTGGAATACTTCCTGGCCACCCACAAATATGAGCAGGTGCGGGAAATCCTGCTGACGGTATTTGCCCATCAGTATGAGGATGACGGCAGCTGGCCGCAATGGTTTATGTTCGACAAGTATACGCACATCCAACAGGAGGAGAGCCACGGGGATATCATCGTTTGGCCGCTGAAAGTGCTGGGCGACTATCTGCGGGCGACTCAAGATTACGCTGTTCTGGATGTGCAGCTTCCGTATACGCGCAAGCACAGTTTCGATTTTACGGAACAAACCGCTTCGCTGCGTGAACATGCGCTCAAGGAACTGAATTATATCAAAACTAACTTCCTGCATGATACCTATCTGTCTTCCTACGGCGACGGGGACTGGGACGATACGCTGCAGCCGGCCAATGCCCAGCTTAAGCAGTACATGGTCAGCAGCTGGACAGTTGCCTTGACGTATCAGACTGTGCTGGGGCTGTCAAATGTTCTGGAGAATGTAGACGCCGCATGGTCTGGAGAGCTGCGTCAGCTGGCGGAAGGAATCAAGGGAGACTTCAACCGCTATATGCTGGGTACGGATGTGATTCCCGGCTTCCTGTATTTCGAAGATCCGGCTGCTGCCAAGCTGCTGCTGCATCCTGAAGATAAGGAGACCGGCATCCAGTACCGCCTGCTGCCGATGACCCGCAGCATGATTGGCGAGCTGCTGACTCCGGAGCAGATGGAAGAGCACTACAAGCTGATCCAGGAGCAGTTCCTCTGTCCGGACGGTGTGCGTCTGATGAATCACCCGGCACAGTATGCCGGAGGTGTCAGCCTGCACTTCAAACGTGCGGAACAGGCGGCGAATTTTGGCCGTGAGATTGGCCTGCAATATGTGCATGCCCATATCCGCTTTGTAGAAGCGATGGCCAAGACCGGCAAACGGGATCAGGTATGGAAAGGGTTGGCCGTCATTAACCCGATCGGCATCCGTGATGCGGTACCAAATGCGGAACTGCGGCAGAGCAATGCTTATTTCAGCAGCTCGGACGGTAAATTCGCCAACCGGTATGAGGCGCAGGAGCGCTTTGCCGGGCTGCGTGACGGTTCCGTTCCGGTCAAAGGCGGCTGGAGAATATATTCCAGCGGTCCGGGGATCTACATGAACCAGCTGATCTCGAATGTGCTGGGCATCCGCGAGGACGGCGGGGATCTGATTATTGATCCGGTATTGCCGGACGAACTGGACGGTACCCGTCTGGACTTCGATTACGCCGGTGCGCCTGCGGCGTTTGTCTACCATTGCTCCCAAGGCGTCCTTAGCCACGTCAAGGTGAACGGCCAGGAGGTTCAGGCAGAACGGCTGAACAATCCATACCGCTTGGGCGGACTGCGGATCAAGCGGGCCGAATTTGACCGGCTGCGCAGCGCAGAGGGCACGGTTGTAGACATTTATATGTAA
- the trpS gene encoding tryptophan--tRNA ligase, which produces MTERVLTGDRVTGKLHLGHYVGSLQNRVLLQEEYESFVFLADVQVLTTHFEQKDLIRSHIREMTLDYLSAGIDPEKSTIFIQSMIPEIAELTIYFSMFVSVNSLRHNPTIKAEAKGRGLDELYYGFLGYPVSQAADITFCKATIIPVGDDQLPHLELARRIVRRFNELYQPILVEPQALISNTPRLVGTDGNAKMSKSLGNAIALDSTAEDIAYKIKRALTDPARVHKNDPGHPEICPIYAYHSAFQPGHLPEIREGCERGTMGCSACKERITMALEQLIAPMRERRAYYAARPQLVDEILITGTKHAQGIAKETMKEVREAMKLDYFSPSAM; this is translated from the coding sequence ATGACAGAACGTGTATTGACAGGAGACCGGGTGACCGGAAAGCTCCACCTTGGCCATTATGTCGGCAGTCTGCAGAACCGGGTGCTTTTACAGGAGGAGTATGAATCCTTTGTATTTCTGGCCGATGTCCAGGTGCTGACGACCCACTTTGAACAAAAGGACTTGATCCGCAGCCACATCCGCGAAATGACCCTTGATTATTTATCCGCAGGGATTGACCCGGAGAAGTCCACCATCTTTATTCAGTCGATGATTCCCGAAATCGCTGAGCTGACTATATATTTCTCGATGTTTGTATCCGTCAATTCGCTGCGCCACAACCCTACGATTAAGGCTGAAGCCAAAGGCCGGGGACTTGACGAACTGTATTACGGGTTCCTGGGGTATCCGGTCAGCCAGGCTGCAGACATCACCTTCTGCAAGGCAACGATTATTCCTGTGGGAGACGATCAGCTGCCGCATCTGGAGCTGGCCCGCAGAATTGTGCGCCGATTCAACGAGCTGTACCAGCCTATACTGGTAGAACCCCAGGCTTTGATCAGCAATACCCCAAGACTTGTAGGTACAGATGGAAATGCAAAGATGAGTAAAAGTCTGGGCAATGCCATCGCGCTTGATTCTACTGCGGAGGATATCGCCTATAAAATAAAAAGAGCGCTCACTGACCCCGCCCGTGTGCATAAAAATGATCCGGGACACCCGGAGATTTGCCCGATTTATGCTTATCACAGCGCCTTCCAGCCGGGACATCTTCCCGAGATACGCGAAGGCTGTGAACGCGGAACCATGGGCTGCTCAGCCTGCAAGGAGCGCATCACTATGGCATTGGAGCAGCTGATTGCGCCCATGCGTGAGCGCCGGGCCTATTATGCCGCGCGGCCGCAGCTCGTGGACGAAATACTGATCACCGGAACAAAGCACGCCCAGGGGATCGCCAAAGAGACGATGAAGGAAGTCCGTGAAGCGATGAAGCTCGATTATTTCAGCCCCTCAGCTATGTAA
- a CDS encoding DUF5050 domain-containing protein, whose protein sequence is MKKIQRLITRIGLTLLAGVLIGGGVLGSGKMTPHATAAAAGNGYVYYNSEDALYRVPTAGGTAQKLSENFSGDYLEATSKYLYFFESDDLSKLQRLSLTENNALISSFAGDKNILFYQIEGDYLYFLDDKGVIYRSPANAADDSQIKQIANNADTEFPDSL, encoded by the coding sequence ATGAAGAAGATTCAAAGGTTAATCACAAGAATAGGGCTTACGCTGCTTGCAGGTGTATTGATTGGCGGCGGAGTTCTAGGGTCAGGAAAGATGACTCCGCATGCTACGGCAGCTGCTGCCGGGAATGGGTATGTTTATTACAATTCGGAAGATGCTTTATACCGTGTACCGACCGCTGGCGGGACTGCCCAGAAGCTCTCCGAGAATTTCTCGGGAGACTATTTGGAGGCAACAAGCAAATACTTGTATTTTTTTGAAAGTGATGACTTATCCAAACTGCAGCGCCTGTCTCTGACGGAAAATAATGCGCTGATCAGCAGCTTTGCAGGGGATAAGAACATATTGTTTTACCAGATTGAGGGAGATTACCTGTATTTCCTGGATGATAAAGGCGTGATCTACCGCTCACCGGCCAATGCGGCAGATGACAGCCAGATCAAGCAAATCGCCAATAATGCAGATACGGAATTCCCGGATTCTTTGTAG